A part of Herpetosiphon gulosus genomic DNA contains:
- a CDS encoding iron-siderophore ABC transporter substrate-binding protein — protein sequence MVRFTRLLSCGLLLTVLAACGGAASTPTSAPAATATTAPTEAAAATATTVPTEAAVAEATATAASDTTTNSENRSFTHALGEISIPNVPQRVIALDWMYLEDVLALGVQPVGAIDLENYPKWVDLPLTIDPSVVSIGANPAPDFETIAALKPDLILVGALRGETIYDQLNAIAPTMMFNPYLKEGEGQPYDEMTTTFSTIAAVLGKETEGAQVLAKMEQTFANAKAQLAEAGLADANVLVAQTYASNNAAEVRLFTDNAAVMEIIKRLGLKNAWSDPTYQVWGFSSVGTEALAQFGDVHMLYITEENNDPFQSDAIKPYWDSLEFVKAGQAHTLDSQTWTFGGPIAAEVFTQRVTAALLSERK from the coding sequence ATGGTTCGTTTTACCCGTTTACTCTCTTGTGGCTTGCTACTGACGGTGTTAGCAGCCTGTGGCGGTGCTGCCAGCACTCCAACCAGCGCCCCAGCCGCGACCGCAACCACGGCTCCAACCGAGGCTGCCGCTGCGACTGCCACAACCGTGCCAACTGAAGCCGCTGTGGCCGAAGCAACTGCCACTGCCGCTAGCGATACAACCACTAATTCTGAAAATCGCAGCTTCACCCATGCCTTGGGTGAAATCAGCATTCCCAACGTTCCACAACGGGTCATCGCCCTTGATTGGATGTATTTGGAAGATGTATTGGCCTTGGGCGTGCAACCAGTCGGAGCTATCGACTTGGAAAATTATCCCAAGTGGGTCGATTTGCCATTGACGATTGATCCCAGTGTGGTTTCAATCGGGGCAAATCCAGCACCCGATTTTGAAACGATTGCCGCTTTGAAGCCTGACCTGATTTTGGTCGGAGCCTTGCGTGGCGAAACAATTTACGATCAATTAAATGCCATCGCTCCAACCATGATGTTCAACCCATATTTGAAAGAGGGCGAAGGCCAGCCATACGACGAAATGACCACGACCTTCAGCACGATCGCTGCTGTTTTGGGCAAGGAAACCGAAGGCGCACAAGTGTTAGCCAAGATGGAACAAACCTTTGCTAATGCCAAAGCGCAACTAGCTGAGGCTGGTTTGGCTGATGCTAATGTGTTGGTGGCGCAAACCTATGCCAGCAACAACGCCGCCGAAGTACGTTTGTTCACCGATAACGCCGCCGTGATGGAAATTATCAAGCGTTTGGGCTTAAAAAACGCTTGGTCAGACCCAACCTATCAAGTTTGGGGCTTCTCGTCGGTTGGCACTGAGGCGTTGGCTCAGTTCGGCGATGTACATATGCTCTATATCACTGAAGAAAATAACGATCCCTTCCAGAGCGATGCGATCAAGCCCTATTGGGACAGTCTAGAGTTTGTCAAAGCTGGCCAAGCACATACCTTGGATAGCCAAACCTGGACGTTTGGTGGCCCAATTGCCGCCGAAGTGTTTACCCAACGGGTCACCGCAGCGCTCTTGTCGGAACGCAAATAA
- a CDS encoding ABC transporter ATP-binding protein, with protein sequence MPEQSEDVMLATDTLTLGYDGPNILDQLSITLPAGQITALIGPNGCGKSTLLRGLARLIKPKHGSVVLDGHDIQRIPTRQLATQLGILPQNPVAPEGLTVRELVAQGRYPHQRWFQQWSAADETAVSSALEITNMVELADRAVDALSGGQRQRAWIAMTLAQETDIILLDEPTTFLDLAHQVEVLQLLEQLNRQSGRTIVMVVHDLNHATRHADHVIALRAGVVQAAGAPRDVITPSLLRTVFGIEAEVIPDPRTGVPLCIPYGLCAAEAPDSLLQADAVGSRA encoded by the coding sequence ATGCCCGAACAAAGTGAGGATGTGATGTTAGCAACCGATACATTAACCCTGGGCTATGACGGCCCCAACATTCTCGATCAGTTGTCGATCACGCTGCCTGCTGGGCAGATCACTGCTTTGATTGGCCCCAATGGTTGTGGCAAATCGACCTTATTGCGCGGTTTGGCTCGCCTAATTAAGCCCAAGCATGGTTCAGTTGTGCTGGATGGTCACGATATTCAACGTATCCCGACCCGCCAATTAGCAACCCAACTAGGCATTTTGCCGCAAAATCCGGTTGCGCCCGAAGGCTTAACCGTGCGTGAGTTGGTGGCGCAAGGTCGCTATCCCCATCAACGCTGGTTTCAGCAATGGTCGGCGGCTGACGAAACAGCCGTTAGCTCAGCACTCGAAATCACCAATATGGTTGAATTGGCTGACCGCGCCGTTGATGCCCTGTCAGGCGGTCAACGCCAACGGGCTTGGATCGCCATGACCCTCGCCCAAGAAACCGATATTATCCTGCTTGACGAGCCAACCACCTTTTTGGATTTGGCGCATCAAGTTGAAGTCTTACAGCTTTTAGAACAGCTTAATCGTCAATCAGGCCGCACGATTGTGATGGTAGTGCATGATTTGAACCATGCCACGCGCCATGCTGATCATGTGATTGCGCTGCGGGCTGGCGTTGTGCAAGCCGCTGGAGCGCCGCGCGATGTAATTACACCGTCGTTATTACGCACTGTGTTTGGCATCGAAGCTGAAGTTATCCCCGATCCGCGCACAGGAGTGCCATTGTGCATTCCCTATGGTTTATGTGCTGCGGAAGCGCCAGATTCTCTTTTGCAGGCGGATGCTGTTGGCAGCCGCGCTTAA
- a CDS encoding iron ABC transporter permease, which produces MKTFPWITIRPKVGKFSLRIDRRLPKVALVIALLVMAIMVVNMGVGQYEISPLDVVKTLLGMETGDPQHVLIVRTLRLPRMLLSALVGLALGTSGALLQGLTRNPLADPSIMGINTGAGLVAVVLTILVRDFPARWIPVAAFAGALIAAGLMYLLAWRKGGDSPMRLVLIGVGLSAVGSAVTTLVITIGNIYDVQRAMIWLTGSVYGRSWVDFWAFAPWVAIAVPLAWFQARQLNSLHLGEDVALGLGLNVGRQRAWILFVAVALAGASVAVAGVISFVGLIAPHVARRLVGTDHTGLVPTAGMLGALLLVASDWIGRTIAAPNEIPCGLVTAVIGVPFFLAMLYQHARTK; this is translated from the coding sequence ATGAAAACTTTTCCATGGATTACGATTCGCCCTAAAGTTGGCAAGTTTTCGCTGCGAATTGACCGCCGTTTGCCCAAGGTTGCGCTGGTTATCGCGCTGCTGGTGATGGCAATTATGGTGGTCAACATGGGCGTTGGTCAATATGAAATTAGCCCGCTCGATGTGGTTAAAACCTTGCTCGGCATGGAAACTGGCGATCCGCAACATGTGCTGATTGTGCGCACGTTGCGCTTGCCACGCATGTTGCTTTCGGCCTTGGTTGGCTTGGCATTGGGTACATCGGGCGCATTGTTGCAAGGTTTGACCCGCAATCCCTTGGCCGACCCTAGCATTATGGGCATCAACACTGGCGCTGGCCTAGTTGCCGTGGTCTTGACAATTCTGGTGCGCGATTTTCCAGCGCGTTGGATTCCAGTCGCGGCCTTTGCTGGGGCGCTGATCGCAGCTGGCTTGATGTATCTCTTGGCCTGGCGCAAGGGTGGCGATTCGCCGATGCGCTTGGTGTTGATTGGGGTGGGCTTGAGTGCGGTTGGTTCCGCCGTCACAACCCTCGTGATCACGATTGGCAATATTTACGATGTGCAACGCGCCATGATTTGGCTAACGGGCAGCGTTTATGGCCGCTCGTGGGTCGATTTTTGGGCTTTTGCGCCGTGGGTCGCAATTGCAGTGCCCTTGGCTTGGTTTCAGGCTCGCCAATTGAATAGCCTGCACCTTGGCGAAGATGTGGCCTTGGGCTTAGGGCTAAACGTTGGCCGCCAACGCGCTTGGATTTTGTTTGTGGCCGTGGCTTTGGCTGGCGCAAGCGTGGCCGTGGCGGGTGTAATCAGCTTTGTGGGCTTGATTGCGCCGCACGTTGCGCGGCGGTTGGTTGGTACCGATCACACAGGGCTTGTGCCAACCGCAGGTATGCTTGGCGCGTTGCTGCTGGTCGCTTCCGATTGGATTGGCCGCACAATCGCTGCGCCCAACGAAATTCCTTGTGGCTTGGTCACCGCCGTGATTGGCGTACCGTTCTTTTTGGCAATGCTCTACCAACATGCCCGAACAAAGTGA
- a CDS encoding iron ABC transporter permease, which produces MAQSASQPKPKRRAAAALAIGLLVAFGLLLVIMTLSINFGAADVAPSTVWASLFDYDPSSTQHLIIRTLRMPRVLVAAIVGAILALAGAIMQGLTRNPLADAGLLGIESGAALGVVLAITFFNIKTLNLYAIFAFAGAAVTAVLVYSLGSLGRGGPTPLKLTLAGAMITAFCSSFTSAILILDQQTLDEVRLWLAGTVAGRDLGLIGQSLPYVVVGMILALSLGRSLTAMSLGEDVARGLGQRTGWVKTVAAIAVVLLAGSAVALAGPIGFLGLLVPHIMRFIVGLDYRWLLPYCAIGGALLLVVADIIGRVIVRPMEVPVGVVTALLGGPMFIYLVRWRVQR; this is translated from the coding sequence ATTGCACAATCAGCATCACAGCCCAAACCAAAACGTCGCGCCGCTGCGGCTTTAGCCATTGGCCTGCTTGTAGCATTTGGCCTCTTACTAGTGATTATGACCCTGAGCATTAATTTTGGGGCAGCCGATGTTGCTCCCAGCACGGTTTGGGCCTCGTTATTTGATTATGATCCCAGCTCAACCCAACACCTGATTATTCGCACCTTGCGCATGCCACGGGTTTTAGTGGCGGCGATTGTCGGGGCAATTTTGGCCTTGGCCGGAGCGATCATGCAGGGCTTGACTCGCAATCCACTGGCTGATGCCGGCTTGTTGGGCATCGAAAGCGGCGCAGCCTTGGGCGTGGTCTTGGCGATCACCTTCTTCAATATCAAAACCCTCAATCTGTATGCGATCTTTGCCTTTGCTGGCGCGGCGGTGACGGCGGTGTTGGTCTATAGCCTTGGCTCCTTGGGTCGCGGCGGGCCAACTCCACTCAAATTGACTTTGGCTGGCGCGATGATCACGGCCTTCTGTTCCTCGTTTACCAGCGCCATTCTAATTCTTGATCAACAAACGCTTGATGAGGTTCGTTTGTGGTTGGCTGGTACGGTGGCGGGTCGCGATTTGGGCTTAATCGGCCAAAGCCTGCCCTACGTCGTAGTTGGCATGATATTAGCCTTGAGCCTTGGCCGTTCGCTGACTGCAATGTCCTTGGGTGAGGATGTGGCACGCGGCTTGGGCCAACGTACTGGTTGGGTCAAAACAGTTGCGGCAATTGCCGTGGTGTTATTGGCTGGCAGCGCGGTGGCACTGGCTGGGCCGATTGGCTTTTTGGGCTTGTTGGTTCCCCACATTATGCGCTTTATCGTCGGCCTCGATTATCGCTGGCTCTTGCCCTATTGCGCAATTGGCGGAGCCTTGCTGCTCGTGGTCGCCGACATTATTGGGCGAGTAATTGTGCGCCCGATGGAAGTACCAGTCGGCGTGGTAACCGCGTTGCTCGGCGGCCCAATGTTTATTTACCTTGTACGCTGGCGGGTGCAACGATGA
- a CDS encoding succinate dehydrogenase cytochrome b subunit has product MTGVLSFYRTSIGKKVVMAVTGLIGVGFVIGHMLGNLQIYLGAEALNKYAAFLKSTGELLVVVRVVLLTAVILHIIAAVQLTIENRKSRPQRYVKKQHVESTFASRTMRYGGIILLLFIVYHILHFTLGKAPGGPQPFDVHNVYNNVVYGFQNMWVSLFYIVAMLSLGLHMAHGVWSLFQTLGLNNRRFNRLLRNAALGIGTLLFLGNISIPIAVLVGFLKPI; this is encoded by the coding sequence ATGACTGGGGTACTTTCTTTCTACCGAACATCCATCGGAAAGAAGGTCGTGATGGCCGTGACGGGTCTGATTGGCGTGGGCTTCGTCATTGGACATATGCTTGGCAATCTTCAAATTTATTTGGGAGCCGAAGCATTAAACAAGTATGCGGCATTTCTTAAGAGCACTGGCGAGTTGCTGGTGGTTGTGCGGGTTGTACTGCTTACCGCAGTTATTTTGCACATCATCGCTGCCGTGCAATTGACGATTGAAAACCGCAAATCGCGACCTCAACGCTACGTCAAAAAACAGCATGTCGAATCGACCTTCGCCAGCCGCACCATGCGCTATGGCGGGATCATTCTGCTACTGTTTATCGTCTACCATATTTTGCACTTTACGCTTGGTAAAGCGCCTGGCGGGCCACAGCCATTTGATGTCCACAATGTTTACAATAACGTGGTCTATGGCTTCCAAAACATGTGGGTTTCGCTGTTTTATATTGTGGCGATGCTCTCACTTGGCTTGCACATGGCTCACGGGGTTTGGAGCTTGTTCCAAACATTGGGCTTAAACAACCGCCGTTTCAATCGGTTGCTGCGTAATGCTGCGCTAGGCATTGGCACCTTGTTGTTTTTGGGAAATATTTCGATTCCAATTGCGGTCTTAGTTGGTTTCCTAAAGCCAATCTAG
- a CDS encoding fumarate reductase/succinate dehydrogenase flavoprotein subunit, which translates to MQLNAKIPAGPLEDKWDQHRFNVKLVNPANKRKYTVLVVGSGLAGASAAASLAELGYNVKCFCFQDSPRRAHSIAAQGGINAAKNYQNDGDSIRRLFYDTIKGGDYRAREGNVYRLAQVSVNIIDQCVAQGVPFAREYGGVMANRSFGGAQVSRTFYARGQTGQQLLIGAYSALERQIGLKKVAMYSRCEMLDIVLVDGKARGIITRDLINGKIERHAGDAVVLATGGYGNVFYLSTNAKGCNVTASYRAYKRGAAFANPCFTQIHPTCIPVAGDHQSKLTLMSESLRNDGRIWVPKKAGDNRAAKDIPESERDYYLERKYPSFGNLSPRDISSRAAKEVCDEGRGVGPGGLGVYLDFSDSIKRLGKNMIAERYGNLFEMYERITGENPYEVPMRIYPAVHYTMGGLWVDYNLMSNVEGLHVLGEANFSDHGANRLGASALMQGLADGYFILPYTIGDYIASAKLTPISTDHPAFAETEREVTTRLKQLLEINGKRSVDDFHRELGKVMWDYCGMARNDAGLRTALERIPQIREEFWRDLRVPGSGEYFNQELEKAGRVADFLEFAELMCHDALMRTESCGGHFRTESQTEDGEAKRDDENFTFVAAWEYKGVGTKPTMHKEVLEFENVHLSTRSYK; encoded by the coding sequence ATGCAATTGAACGCTAAAATTCCAGCAGGGCCGCTGGAAGATAAATGGGATCAGCACCGCTTCAATGTGAAGTTGGTTAACCCCGCCAATAAGCGCAAATACACCGTTTTGGTGGTTGGCTCGGGCTTGGCAGGCGCTTCTGCTGCTGCTTCATTGGCCGAGCTTGGCTATAACGTTAAGTGTTTTTGCTTCCAAGATAGCCCCCGTCGCGCCCACAGTATCGCGGCTCAAGGCGGGATCAACGCTGCCAAGAATTATCAAAACGACGGTGATAGTATTCGCCGTTTGTTCTACGATACAATCAAAGGTGGCGATTATCGCGCTCGTGAAGGTAATGTCTATCGCTTGGCTCAAGTCAGCGTTAACATTATTGACCAATGTGTGGCTCAAGGTGTGCCGTTCGCCCGCGAGTACGGCGGCGTGATGGCCAACCGCTCGTTCGGTGGCGCACAAGTTTCACGCACGTTCTATGCACGTGGGCAAACTGGTCAACAATTGTTGATCGGCGCTTATTCAGCGCTCGAACGCCAAATTGGCTTGAAAAAAGTCGCCATGTATTCGCGCTGCGAAATGTTGGATATTGTCTTGGTTGATGGCAAAGCCCGTGGGATTATCACCCGCGATTTGATCAACGGCAAGATCGAGCGTCACGCAGGCGATGCGGTAGTCTTGGCAACTGGTGGGTATGGCAACGTCTTCTACCTTTCAACCAATGCTAAAGGTTGTAACGTTACCGCCAGCTATCGTGCCTACAAACGTGGCGCAGCCTTCGCTAACCCTTGCTTTACCCAAATTCACCCAACCTGTATCCCGGTTGCTGGCGATCACCAATCAAAATTGACTTTGATGAGTGAATCGTTGCGTAACGATGGACGGATTTGGGTTCCCAAGAAGGCTGGCGACAATCGCGCTGCCAAGGATATTCCCGAAAGCGAACGCGATTATTATCTCGAACGCAAATATCCTTCGTTCGGCAACCTCTCACCGCGCGATATTTCTTCACGCGCTGCCAAAGAAGTGTGTGATGAAGGTCGCGGCGTAGGTCCAGGCGGCTTGGGTGTCTATCTCGATTTCAGCGATTCGATCAAGCGGTTGGGCAAAAATATGATTGCCGAACGCTATGGTAACTTGTTCGAGATGTACGAACGGATTACTGGCGAGAATCCCTACGAAGTGCCAATGCGGATTTATCCCGCTGTGCACTACACCATGGGTGGCTTGTGGGTTGACTACAACTTGATGAGCAACGTCGAAGGTTTGCACGTTTTGGGCGAAGCCAACTTCTCCGACCACGGAGCCAACCGCCTTGGGGCGAGTGCCTTGATGCAAGGTTTGGCCGATGGCTACTTTATTCTGCCCTACACAATTGGTGATTACATTGCCAGCGCCAAATTAACCCCAATTAGTACCGATCACCCAGCTTTTGCTGAAACTGAGCGCGAAGTAACCACGCGGCTCAAGCAATTGCTTGAGATCAATGGCAAGCGCAGCGTCGATGATTTCCATCGCGAGCTTGGCAAAGTGATGTGGGATTACTGTGGCATGGCGCGGAATGATGCTGGTTTACGCACCGCCTTAGAACGCATTCCGCAAATCCGCGAAGAATTCTGGCGCGATTTACGCGTGCCAGGCAGCGGCGAATACTTCAACCAAGAGTTAGAAAAAGCCGGACGCGTGGCCGACTTCCTCGAATTTGCTGAATTAATGTGCCACGATGCGTTGATGCGCACCGAATCGTGTGGCGGTCACTTCCGCACCGAAAGCCAAACCGAGGATGGTGAGGCCAAACGCGATGACGAGAACTTTACCTTTGTGGCCGCTTGGGAATACAAGGGCGTTGGTACCAAACCAACTATGCACAAAGAAGTTCTTGAATTTGAAAACGTTCACCTTTCAACTCGTTCGTACAAGTAA
- a CDS encoding succinate dehydrogenase/fumarate reductase iron-sulfur subunit: protein MKLKLHIWRQDNAKTAGKMVSYDANHVSPDMSFLEMLDVLNQELITKGDDPVAFDHDCREGICGACSMVINGIPHGPQRATTTCQLHMRSFKDGDEVYIEPWRAEPFPVIKDLAVDRAALDRIIAAGGFISVGTGSPPDGNAIPISKEISDLAMDAAACIGCGACVAACPNGSAMLFTAAKVSHLNLLPQGEPEKDQRVINMVAQMDAEGFGNCTNYAECQAACPKEISIQFIAKMNRDLIRAKLREGNNAGSGKTGGA, encoded by the coding sequence ATGAAATTAAAATTGCACATTTGGCGACAAGATAACGCCAAAACAGCGGGCAAAATGGTCAGCTACGATGCCAACCATGTCAGCCCCGATATGTCATTTCTCGAAATGCTCGATGTGCTCAACCAAGAGTTGATCACCAAGGGCGACGATCCGGTGGCCTTCGACCATGACTGCCGCGAAGGGATTTGCGGTGCTTGTTCGATGGTGATCAACGGGATTCCCCACGGGCCACAGCGGGCAACCACCACCTGCCAATTGCACATGCGCTCATTCAAAGATGGCGACGAAGTGTATATTGAGCCATGGCGGGCCGAGCCATTCCCTGTGATCAAAGACTTGGCAGTTGATCGTGCAGCCCTCGACCGAATTATCGCCGCTGGCGGCTTTATCTCGGTTGGTACTGGCTCGCCGCCAGATGGCAACGCGATTCCAATTTCCAAAGAGATTTCTGATTTGGCGATGGATGCGGCGGCCTGTATTGGCTGTGGCGCGTGTGTTGCTGCTTGTCCTAACGGCTCAGCAATGTTGTTCACCGCTGCCAAGGTCTCGCATCTGAACTTGTTACCCCAAGGCGAGCCAGAAAAAGATCAGCGGGTGATCAATATGGTTGCCCAAATGGATGCAGAAGGCTTTGGCAATTGTACCAACTATGCTGAATGCCAAGCCGCCTGTCCCAAGGAAATTAGTATCCAGTTTATTGCCAAGATGAACCGCGACCTCATTCGGGCCAAGTTGCGCGAAGGCAACAACGCTGGCTCTGGCAAAACCGGTGGGGCGTAA
- a CDS encoding AAA family ATPase, translating into MNQVHPHNPQIRLSHLSIKNFKGIEEVEIDFPEPQLNGDPDIMVMGSRNGLGKTSIFEACSLLFLYIFGSDRFRDMVSQVSRYGISINIPDLLIRSGIDKFDISGQVTIENKVYSPKITFSRNGKFKLENEIPKSLTKMYDYNIIDYFHTMLGLQPNPLIISNFIYFHSHRKIQEGSLELGNMLDDNTSIGINNKNSILRRNSNIKSTFKQEILRLLMSRGGLFESSNEQKAELILNKLNDLVEEYANGRIEKLKALPDSTIEFLVTPSNGGESFNFDGLSSGQKEIISTLFLIWNYTENNPGLILIDEPELHLNSQWHRPFIKNLYKLAPNNQYIIATHSEDIFDSVDADRRILLSDD; encoded by the coding sequence ATGAATCAAGTGCATCCGCATAATCCTCAAATACGATTGAGTCATTTAAGTATTAAGAACTTCAAAGGAATTGAAGAAGTTGAAATCGATTTCCCTGAACCACAACTCAATGGCGATCCAGATATTATGGTTATGGGTAGTCGCAATGGTTTAGGCAAAACATCAATATTTGAGGCTTGCTCGTTATTATTTCTCTATATTTTTGGCAGCGATCGCTTTCGTGATATGGTATCACAGGTTAGTCGCTATGGTATTTCGATCAACATACCTGATCTATTGATTCGTTCTGGGATTGATAAGTTTGATATCTCAGGTCAAGTAACGATTGAAAATAAAGTTTACTCTCCAAAAATTACATTTTCAAGAAATGGCAAATTCAAGCTTGAGAATGAAATACCAAAATCACTAACAAAAATGTATGATTATAATATTATTGATTATTTTCATACAATGCTTGGATTACAACCAAATCCTTTAATTATTTCAAATTTCATCTACTTCCATAGTCATCGAAAAATACAAGAAGGTAGTTTGGAATTAGGTAATATGCTAGACGATAATACTAGTATTGGGATAAATAATAAAAATTCAATCTTACGTAGAAATTCTAATATCAAAAGTACCTTCAAACAAGAAATTCTTCGATTATTAATGAGTCGTGGTGGCTTATTTGAAAGTTCTAACGAGCAAAAAGCTGAGCTTATTTTAAATAAACTTAATGATTTAGTTGAAGAATATGCTAATGGGAGAATAGAAAAACTTAAAGCATTACCAGACAGCACAATTGAGTTTTTAGTAACTCCAAGTAATGGCGGAGAATCTTTTAATTTTGATGGATTAAGCTCAGGCCAAAAAGAAATTATCTCAACATTATTTCTAATTTGGAATTATACCGAGAATAATCCTGGGCTTATATTAATTGATGAACCAGAACTACACTTAAATTCACAATGGCATAGGCCATTCATTAAAAATCTTTATAAGCTTGCACCGAATAATCAATATATTATTGCGACCCATTCAGAAGATATTTTCGATTCAGTTGATGCTGATCGCCGAATTTTATTATCGGATGACTGA
- the guaB gene encoding IMP dehydrogenase translates to MPIDWSAKFAFEGLTYDDVLLIPAYSDVLPSQIDVSTWLTREIRLNIPVVSSAMDTVTEDRMAIALAREGGLGIIHKNMAPAQQADLVRRVKRSESGMITDPITLRPEQTIGEAWELMSDYHISGVPITSAAGELVGILTNRDLRFETDPTRKISELMTSEELVTVPVGTTLEQAKQALHQHRIEKVLVVDEHGKLNGLITVKDIQKQIEHPNATKDAYGRLRVGAAVGASPSELERVRLLVEAGVDVIAVDTAHGHSKAVLDAIARIKQQYPELQIIGGNVSTGEGARALIEHGADAVKVGQGPGSICTTRVVSGAGMAQVTAVMECVKAAEEAGVPIIADGGIKYSGDVAKALAAGAHTVMLGGLLAGTDESPGEMILYQGRSFKSYRGMGSIGAMQQGSSDRYFQSNQPARKLVAEGIEGMVPYKGALADTIYQLVGGLRSGMGYVGAHNVDELRKNARFSRISPAGLAESHPHDVTITNEAPNYERRG, encoded by the coding sequence ATGCCAATCGATTGGAGTGCTAAGTTCGCGTTTGAAGGGCTGACCTATGATGATGTGCTGTTGATTCCAGCCTACTCGGATGTCTTGCCTTCGCAAATCGACGTTAGCACGTGGCTGACCCGCGAGATTCGTTTGAACATTCCAGTTGTCTCATCTGCGATGGATACCGTGACCGAAGATCGCATGGCAATTGCGCTGGCTCGCGAAGGTGGCCTTGGCATTATTCACAAAAATATGGCTCCCGCGCAACAAGCAGATTTGGTGCGGCGGGTCAAGCGCTCAGAAAGTGGCATGATTACCGATCCCATCACCTTACGCCCCGAGCAAACCATCGGCGAGGCTTGGGAACTGATGAGCGATTACCATATTTCAGGGGTGCCGATTACCAGCGCTGCTGGTGAATTAGTTGGGATACTTACCAACCGCGATTTGCGCTTTGAAACCGACCCCACTCGCAAAATCAGCGAATTGATGACCAGTGAAGAACTGGTCACCGTGCCAGTCGGCACAACCCTCGAACAAGCCAAACAAGCTTTGCATCAACACCGGATCGAAAAGGTTTTGGTGGTCGATGAACATGGCAAGCTCAATGGTTTGATCACAGTCAAGGATATTCAGAAGCAGATCGAACATCCTAATGCCACCAAAGATGCTTATGGCCGCTTGCGGGTGGGCGCTGCCGTCGGCGCATCGCCCAGCGAATTAGAGCGGGTGCGCTTGTTGGTTGAGGCTGGGGTTGATGTGATTGCGGTCGATACTGCTCACGGCCACTCCAAAGCCGTGCTCGATGCCATTGCCCGAATCAAACAACAATATCCTGAACTGCAAATTATTGGCGGGAATGTCAGCACTGGCGAAGGTGCTCGTGCCCTAATCGAACACGGTGCTGATGCGGTCAAGGTCGGGCAAGGACCTGGATCGATTTGTACCACTCGGGTGGTATCAGGTGCGGGGATGGCACAAGTTACGGCGGTGATGGAGTGTGTTAAAGCAGCCGAAGAAGCAGGCGTGCCAATCATCGCTGATGGCGGGATTAAGTATAGCGGTGATGTTGCCAAAGCACTTGCTGCTGGCGCACATACGGTTATGCTCGGTGGTTTATTGGCAGGCACCGACGAATCGCCGGGCGAGATGATTCTATACCAAGGTCGCTCATTTAAATCCTATCGCGGCATGGGTTCGATTGGCGCGATGCAGCAAGGCAGCAGCGACCGTTATTTCCAAAGCAACCAGCCTGCCCGCAAGTTGGTGGCCGAAGGAATTGAAGGTATGGTTCCTTACAAAGGCGCACTGGCTGATACCATTTATCAATTGGTTGGTGGGTTGCGCTCGGGGATGGGCTATGTTGGGGCGCATAATGTTGATGAATTGCGCAAGAATGCCCGCTTCTCGCGAATTTCGCCAGCTGGCTTGGCCGAAAGCCATCCCCACGATGTAACGATCACCAACGAAGCTCCCAACTACGAGCGACGCGGCTAG
- a CDS encoding DinB family protein: MQNATVAEMIAALDADRAANQAKFGALDPNALVYADGPWTVTNIICHITIWEEEFLKGLQAHQAGQGYLTEMPDLEAEAALNAFNGRTVSERNNLSYEQALEQWTSVRQQIKDTLASFTPEQLAAPMVAPWGGEAASPVAQTGGCIWHEGHHLKETLAAVGNDSAQVG; encoded by the coding sequence ATGCAAAACGCTACTGTTGCCGAAATGATCGCCGCTTTGGATGCTGATCGGGCTGCCAACCAAGCCAAATTTGGAGCACTCGACCCCAATGCCTTGGTTTATGCTGATGGCCCTTGGACGGTCACCAACATTATTTGCCATATTACGATTTGGGAAGAAGAGTTTTTGAAGGGCTTACAGGCGCATCAAGCAGGCCAAGGCTACCTAACCGAAATGCCCGATTTGGAAGCCGAAGCGGCGCTTAATGCTTTCAATGGTCGCACTGTCTCAGAACGCAACAATCTTAGCTATGAACAAGCTCTTGAGCAATGGACTAGCGTGCGCCAGCAAATCAAGGATACATTGGCAAGCTTCACTCCTGAGCAACTAGCAGCCCCGATGGTTGCGCCTTGGGGTGGCGAAGCAGCCTCACCAGTTGCCCAAACTGGTGGCTGTATCTGGCACGAAGGCCATCATTTAAAGGAAACTTTAGCTGCTGTTGGCAACGATAGCGCTCAAGTTGGCTAA